TGATCTGACTCTACTTCCTTAGATAAATCAAGAACGCTCACTTTAAAATCATCCAAATCAAGCTTAGTAAATGAATTTGAAATTTTATCAGAGAAACATAATTCTCCATTATTATTCATATAATAATTATGAGGATAACTTATGCTTTTATAACTAAAATCATTTCGTTCAGTATTATTCAATCTTACTTTTTTGGAATTAATTAAATTAAAAGATTTGTCATAATATTGAAATTCGTAATCCGTATGCTTCCTTTTATTTTTAATATCTATACCTAAATAAGCATTTGATAAAAATAGAAAATTAGTTGCTTTTATATCGTTCTGTCTGAGATCTCTATTATCCAATCTTTCAATGGTTTCAAAACGATTGTTTTTGAAGGATATTAAAGCAAACTCCTTCATAAATGAAATCGAAAACAAGCTATCATTCAAAACTGTAATATTTTGAACAATGCCGGCATTTGACCAGTCTTCCAATTCCAGTGTATCTTGATGTAAATTATTGCTATCAAGTAATAATAACCTTTGCGAATTGGAAAACATCCTGCTATTTTCACTTAGAATGGTAAGACTACCCATTTGCTCATCGGATGGGCTATAAAAAATATAAGATTCAGGTATTTCCTGTGCATAATGGGTTGAACTAACAACCAATAATTGAAGCAATAACAGATGTCTAAAAATTAATCTTAACCAAATCAAATTCATATTTTTCTTCATTATTTTCTGTAGACCAAGCACTTTCTTTACTAATCAAAAGTCCATCCTGAGTAGGTAATATATGCAAGAAGTTATAAATTGAAGCTGGAAATTCCACCTCGCCTAAAACTTCAAATTCGGGAGTAAATGCTATAAGAAACCAGTTAGCTTTCATTTTATGAACATTCTCTTCACTATTATGTGTACTACTTTTAAAAATTCGGTAATAAACATTTTGATATTTATCATAAATAAGATTTACATAACCTTCGTCATTATTAAAAGCATCTAATTCTTCCTCTGTGCTATATCCTTTTTTATTTTCAATATCGAATAAGGTAACATCCCCTTTCGCACTATTGCTTTCTACATTGAAAAACTCATCTTCTTTCACACTAAAAACCTCACTTGAATTATAAAAATTTATCAGTAAATCCTCAGTATCTGTATTCAAGCAAAAAGTATTGAATGGGTTGTTCGGTGCATTCTTTTGATCATAAATTTCAGGCCATCTTCCGGAAAATTGACTGAACTCTAAAGTTTCAAAATCGAATTTAGAAATCAATGGAGCACTATAGAAGGTTTTTCTATCATTGAAACCATCTAGATACGAATTTGGAACAGTATTGATAATTAATTCTTTACTCTGATTATTATATGAAAAGGGAATATAGAAATTGCCATTTTGTGTTATAGAAAATGGGAAAAATTGACTGTCAGAACCCGTAATATCATTAAATAGTTTAGAGGGATATTGATTATCTACCATTCTAAAACTATTCATCACTTCACCTTCCTGATTAATTAATTGAAATGAACTAGCATCAAGCGAAAATAGAAAAATAGAGTCCTTATTATGGTAACAAAATGAGCTTACCGGATAAATTCTATTTGGTCCCTCGCTTTCCAATTGAGTTGAAAAGAGAAACTTATTTTCTTTCAAACTGAAGAAATCCAATTTGCTGAAATTACGATCAAGTCCTACAAATTCATCCTCACCTACTAACTGAATTTGACTATGTTCATATTGTACATCAGCATTTATCGGTATTTCAATTGATTTTAAAACTGAAAAGTCTAATGTATTATTTTCTACTTCTTTTAATTTGGAACATGAACAAATAATAAAAAATATAAGATATAAACCTTTAAATTTCATGTCTATAATATTGTTTTTTACGGCCACATGGAATCTTTGATTAAAAATTCATCTTCGGTTAGTGTGTAATTCGCAGCTAAGTTTTTAATGTCGATTTCATATAAGTCCTTTAAAGGTTGACTAATTAAAGTCAACCCTTTAAGTTAAATTAAATTGATTCTGCAAAAATTCTACACCGATGACAATCAGTTCCGAAGCCATAACAAACTCCTAAAGTTTGGTTACCTCGTTCAACACCGTTTTTGCAATGTGGAGGTCTTGCTTCTGAATAATTGTTCATCCCGAACAATAATGCTGCTGAGAAAATGCCTATAGACATTAAATACATTACTTTCTTTCTCATAATTTCTTTGTTAAAAAAGTTGAAAATTTATTTAATATCAAAACTCAACCTTAACTCACGCCTAAATCAAAAAAACTAGCTAGCATTTGTAATCCATCAATTGGGGTTTTCTGTAAGGTTTTATTTCGAAACTTCACAAATGAAGAAAAAAAAAAACGTAAACACAAAATAAATTACAATAAGTATTCAATAATTAGTTCGATGTTACTACAATAGGCAGGAAAAATAGTTACTGATTCGAATAACTATATTTTTAATAGATTGAACCTTTTTATAAAAATTACACCTAAAAAGAATAAAAAATAGGTATTAGTAAAGAGGCAATGATCCAGAAGATAATTCCTAGTGGTGCTCCAATTTTAAAGAAATCTTTAAAATCATAATTACCAGCACTATAGACCATGGTATTGGTTTGGTATCCTATTGGGGTCATGAAGCTCGCACTTCCAGCCATCATCACTGCAATTAAAAAGGGTAATGGACTAAAACTTAAAGCCTCTGCTATTGACATGGCAAGTGGCGCCATTAAAGCCGCAGCAGCATTATTGGATATTATTTCAGTAA
This is a stretch of genomic DNA from Marivirga harenae. It encodes these proteins:
- a CDS encoding DUF4221 family protein, whose translation is MKFKGLYLIFFIICSCSKLKEVENNTLDFSVLKSIEIPINADVQYEHSQIQLVGEDEFVGLDRNFSKLDFFSLKENKFLFSTQLESEGPNRIYPVSSFCYHNKDSIFLFSLDASSFQLINQEGEVMNSFRMVDNQYPSKLFNDITGSDSQFFPFSITQNGNFYIPFSYNNQSKELIINTVPNSYLDGFNDRKTFYSAPLISKFDFETLEFSQFSGRWPEIYDQKNAPNNPFNTFCLNTDTEDLLINFYNSSEVFSVKEDEFFNVESNSAKGDVTLFDIENKKGYSTEEELDAFNNDEGYVNLIYDKYQNVYYRIFKSSTHNSEENVHKMKANWFLIAFTPEFEVLGEVEFPASIYNFLHILPTQDGLLISKESAWSTENNEEKYEFDLVKINF